The stretch of DNA TTCCATGCCGTGGTGCGCGTTGTTGCCGCGGATGAGGTCGATGTGCAGGTTCAGGCGGGCATTGTGCGCGAGTGCGGTGAAAAATTCGAGGCCGAGTGCCGTGGGAAATGCGCCGATGCGTTCTTCGGCGAATGCGGCGTTATAGATCAGGTGCGCGCGGCCAGAGAGATCGACCACGGCGCGGGCAAGGGCTTCGTCCATGGGGACGTACGCAGAGCCGAATCGCGCGATGCCGGCTTTGTCGCCCAGTGCGTTAGATAGTGCTTGACCGAGGCAGATGCCGACGTCTTCGACGGTGTGGTGGGCATCGACTTCGAGG from Gemmatimonadota bacterium encodes:
- the hisB gene encoding imidazoleglycerol-phosphate dehydratase HisB codes for the protein MSSRTAHIQRKTSETDIDLNLNLTGTGESHIDTGIGFFDHMLTALARHGLFDLTVTCKGDLEVDAHHTVEDVGICLGQALSNALGDKAGIARFGSAYVPMDEALARAVVDLSGRAHLIYNAAFAEERIGAFPTALGLEFFTALAHNARLNLHIDLIRGNNAHHGMEAIFKAVARSLRQAVTLDNRISGIPSTKGSL